The following proteins come from a genomic window of Pseudochaenichthys georgianus chromosome 19, fPseGeo1.2, whole genome shotgun sequence:
- the LOC117465086 gene encoding FERM and PDZ domain-containing protein 2-like encodes MISLNHISLEGVTLSEAAEVMQSSPEEVQLIISQPKVSPSPNSVRSPVFRNYESQGTSITDGSSEQDGLDEIVSVMMTPKTGNRLNVPREVRAQDNCCMSPPPNCERPLEIAVELRKISGSLGISISDGWNTHVPNGGLYIRCLVPGGAAERDGRLHSGDRVLEVDGNNFQGITYQQAVEHLSKTGEVVTLVVQRVTIKLPRISFHSDTISSASNQSTSPASSPLRTNSCSPTRTTRTTSNTSDRPRDYSFVNDDNTQDVTLTKCANGLGFSFLMCELDPPIQDFNSLVRIKTLFSGQPAQQSGRIEEGDVLLAINGQSLKELTYPRVLKLFKTSPAEVTLTLTRPAKGILPTNRSVH; translated from the exons ATGATCTCTCTGAACCACATCAGCCTGGAGGGCGTGACCTTAAGCGAGGCAGCAGAGGTCATGCAGAGCAGCCCCGAGGAGGTGCAGCTCATCATCTCACAGccaaaag TGAGCCCCAGTCCCAACAGCGTGCGATCTCCCGTGTTTAGGAATTACGAATCCCAGGGCACGTCGATAACGGACGGCTCTTCAGAACAAGACGGTTTGGATGAAATAGTTTCTGTCATGATGACGCCGAAGACCGGCAACAGGCTGAACGTCCCCCGAGAAGTACGAGCTCAG GACAACTGCTGTATGTCTCCCCCTCCGAACTGTGAGAGGCCGTTGGAGATCGCTGTGGAGCTCAGGAAGATCTCAGGAAGTCTGGGCATCAGCATCTCc GATGGCTGGAACACTCATGTTCCAAATGGAGGACTTTACATAAGATGCCTCGTTCCAGGAGGCGCCGCGGAGAGAGACGGGCGCCTACATTCAG GCGACAGAGTGTTGGAGGTGGATGGGAATAACTTCCAGGGGATCACCTACCAGCAGGCCGTGGAGCACCTGAGCAAAACTGGGGAG GTGGTGACCTTGGTTGTACAGAGGGTGACGATTAAACTACCCAGGATTTCTTTTCACTCGGACACCATCAGCAGTGCATCCAATCAGAGCACGAGTCCAGCTTCCAGCCCGCTCAGAACCAACAGCTGCTCGCCCACCAGAACCACCAGAACCACCTCAAACACCTCCGATCGGCCCCGGGACTACAGCTTTGTCAACGACG ACAACACCCAGGATGTGACTCTGACTAAGTGTGCCAACGGACTGGGCTTCAGTTTCCTGATGTGTGAGCTGGACCCCCCCATCCAGGATTTCAACAGCCTGGTCCGCATCAAGACGCTTTTCTCCGGACAGCCGGCGCAGCAGAGCGGGCGGATCGAGGAGGGCGACGTCCTGCTGGCCATCAACGGACAGTCCCTCAAAGAGCTCACCTACCCC AGGGTGCTAAAGCTGTTCAAGACTTCACCAGCTGAGGTTACACTGACGCTCACCCGGCCTGCAAaag GGATCCTTCCTACCAATCGATCAGTTCACTGA
- the LOC139435805 gene encoding golgin subfamily A member 6-like protein 22 — LPTHPSIYTYLPTYLPTYPSIYLSIHPSIHPSNLTYLHIRSEEKKNPSGREEESIRKRRIHQEEKNPSGEKNPSEKNPAGREESIGREEESIRKEKNPSGREESIRKSRIRQEEKKNPSGEKKNPSGREEESIRKRRIHQERRESYQEEKNPSGKRRIHQEEKNPSGREESVRREDSIRKRRIHQEEKNPSGIEESVGKRRIRREEKNPSGREESVGKRRIHREEKNPSGREESIGKRRIPSEEKNPSGEKNPSGREESVGKREESIGKRRIHREEKKRRIHQEEKNPSGREESVRKRRIHQEEKNPSGREESVGKRRIHRREKNPSGIEEEKESIGREESEEKNPSGREEEKNPSGREESNQEEKKRRIHQEEKRIRREEKNPAGREEEKIHQEREEEKNPSGREEIHQEEKNPSGREESVGKRRIHQEEKNPSGREESVGKRRIHQEEKNPSGREESSGEKNPSGREESIRKRRTIMKRRIRQEEKNP; from the exons gaagagaagaagaatccatcaggaagagaagaagaatcCATCAGGAAGAGAAGAATCCATCAGGAAGAGAAGAATCCATCAGGAGAGAAGAATCCATCGGAGAAGAATCCAGCGGGAAGAGAAGAATCCATCGGAAGAGAAGAAGAATCCATCAGGAAAGAGAAGAATCCATCAGGAAGAGAAGAATCCATCAGGAAGAGTAGAATCCGtcaggaagagaagaagaatccatcaggagagaagaagaatccatcaggaagagaagaagaatcCATCAGGAAGAGAAGAATCCATCAGGAAAGGAGAGAATCTTATCAGGAAGAGAAGAATCCGTCAGGAAAGAGAAGAATCCATCAGGAAGAGAAGAATCCATCAGGAAGAGAAGAATCCGTCAGGAGAGAAGACTCCATCAGGAAGAGAAGAATCCATCAGGAAGAGAAGAATCCATCAGGAATAGAAGAATCCGTCGGGAAGAGAAGAATCCGTCGGGAAGAGAAGAATCCATCAGGAAGAGAAGAATCCGTCGGGAAGAGAAGAATCCATCGGGAAGAGAAGAATCCATCGGGAAGAGAAGAATCCATCGGGAAGAGAAGAATCCCATCGGAAGAGAAGAATCCGTCGGGAGAGAAGAATCCATCAGGAAGAGAAGAATCCGtcgggaagagagaagaatccATCGGGAAGAGAAGAATCCATCGGgaagagaagaagagaagaatccATCAGGAAGAGAAGAATCCGTCAGGAAGAGAAGAATCCGTCAGGAAGAGAAGAATCCATCAGGAAGAGAAGAATCCATCAGGAAGAGAAGAATCCGTCGGGAAGAGAAGAATCCATCGGAGAGAGAAGAATCCATCGGGAATAGAAGAAGAGAAGGAATCCATAGGAAGAGAAGAATCC GAAGAGAAGAATCCGTCGGgaagagaagaagagaagaatccatcaggaagagaagaatccaatcaggaagagaagaagagaagaatccATCAGGAAGAGAAGAGAATCCGTCGGGAAGAGAAGAATCCAGCGGgaagagaagaagagaagaTCCATCAGGaaagagaagaagagaagaatccATCAGGAAGAGAAGAAATCCATCAGGAAGAGAAGAATCCGTCGGGAAGAGAAGAATCCGTCGGGAAGAGAAGAATCCATCAGGAAGAGAAGAATCCATCAGGAAGAGAAGAATCCGTCGGGAAGAGAAGAATCCATCAGGAAGAGAAGAATCCGTCGGGAAGAGAAGAATCATCAGGAGAGAAGAATCCATCAGGAAGAGAAGAATCCATCAGGAAGAGAAGAACCATCATGAAGAGAAGAATCCGTCAGGAAGAGAAGAATCCGTAG